In one window of Rhodoglobus vestalii DNA:
- a CDS encoding aconitate hydratase has protein sequence MVNVGGAQNVAEKLIASHLVSGEMRPGAEIALQIDQTLTQDATGTLVMLELEALGLDRAKTEVSVQYVDHNLLQADNKNAEDHDFLRSACRRFGIWFSKAGNGVSHPTHMQRFGIPGKTMVGSDSHTPAAGSLGMLAMGVGGLEVATAIAGQPVSIRMPEIWGVHLTGALPPWVSAKDVILEMLRRHDVKGGVGRIIEYYGPGLATLTAMDRHVIANMGAELGATTTVFPADEQVRTFLQAEQRESDFVELLADAGASYDVYEEIDLSTLIPLIALPSSPGKVVPVTEVAGRPVEQVVIGSSANPGLRDFAIVGAILKGRQTYPGLSLDVNPSSRQILQDLTLMGATLDLVAAGARLHQSGCMGCIGMGQAPAVGRISLRTMPRNFPGRSGTREDSVYLCSPETGAAAALTGVITDPRNLPGLLDIDYPELVLPTVSSVNLAMLEAPLSAEESAGVELVKGSNISSLPDFDPLANRIEAPVLLKVGDNISTDEILPAGAVVLPYRSNIPKLAEFTYYMLDETYASRAVESRDWGGHIIVGGANYGQGSSREHAAITPRFLGLHAVIAVSFARIHWQNLANFGVLALEFADAADHERVQQGDILVLDDLRETIARSGVLTVHNSTRDEDYPLTHRLSPRQVQMVLDGGLIPWLRRS, from the coding sequence ATGGTGAACGTCGGCGGTGCACAGAATGTCGCAGAGAAACTCATCGCCTCACATCTTGTGTCCGGGGAGATGAGGCCGGGCGCGGAGATCGCGCTGCAGATCGACCAGACCCTCACACAGGATGCGACGGGAACGCTGGTCATGCTCGAACTGGAGGCGCTTGGTCTCGACCGCGCCAAGACCGAGGTTTCGGTTCAGTACGTGGACCACAACCTGCTGCAGGCCGATAACAAGAACGCTGAAGACCACGACTTCTTGCGCTCCGCGTGCCGGCGCTTCGGCATCTGGTTCTCGAAGGCCGGCAACGGAGTGTCCCACCCCACGCACATGCAGCGTTTCGGCATTCCGGGCAAGACCATGGTTGGCTCTGACAGCCACACACCGGCGGCGGGTTCACTGGGAATGCTGGCCATGGGGGTCGGGGGGCTGGAGGTGGCGACGGCGATCGCGGGTCAGCCCGTCAGCATCCGGATGCCAGAGATCTGGGGGGTGCACCTCACGGGCGCATTGCCTCCGTGGGTGAGCGCCAAGGATGTGATACTTGAGATGCTGCGCCGTCACGATGTGAAGGGTGGCGTGGGCCGCATCATCGAGTATTACGGGCCGGGTCTCGCAACGCTCACAGCGATGGACCGGCACGTGATTGCGAACATGGGCGCGGAGCTCGGCGCGACGACCACCGTGTTCCCCGCCGACGAGCAGGTGCGCACTTTCCTGCAGGCCGAGCAACGCGAGAGCGACTTCGTCGAGCTGCTGGCGGATGCCGGCGCCAGCTACGATGTCTACGAGGAGATTGACCTCTCCACACTCATCCCACTCATTGCCCTGCCGAGCTCGCCCGGCAAGGTTGTGCCGGTGACCGAGGTGGCTGGGCGCCCCGTGGAACAGGTGGTGATCGGCTCGTCCGCGAATCCCGGCCTGCGCGACTTCGCAATTGTCGGGGCCATCCTGAAGGGACGTCAAACGTATCCGGGCCTCTCGCTTGACGTGAACCCGAGTTCGCGCCAGATTCTTCAGGACCTCACGCTGATGGGGGCGACGCTCGATCTCGTCGCTGCGGGCGCGCGTCTGCACCAGTCCGGCTGTATGGGCTGCATCGGCATGGGCCAGGCGCCAGCCGTGGGACGCATCAGCCTGCGAACCATGCCCCGCAACTTTCCGGGTCGCAGTGGAACGAGGGAGGACTCCGTGTATCTCTGTTCGCCCGAGACGGGAGCCGCTGCGGCACTAACGGGCGTGATCACCGACCCGCGCAATCTGCCCGGTCTGCTCGACATCGACTATCCCGAGCTTGTGCTGCCGACAGTCTCCAGCGTGAACCTCGCCATGCTTGAGGCGCCGTTGTCGGCCGAGGAGTCGGCCGGTGTGGAGTTGGTGAAGGGTTCGAACATCTCGTCGCTGCCCGACTTCGATCCGCTCGCGAACCGTATTGAGGCTCCGGTGCTGCTCAAGGTCGGGGACAACATCTCCACCGACGAGATTCTGCCTGCTGGCGCGGTGGTGCTTCCCTACCGCAGCAATATCCCTAAGCTGGCCGAGTTCACGTACTACATGCTCGACGAGACATACGCCTCGCGGGCAGTTGAGTCCCGGGACTGGGGTGGTCACATCATCGTGGGCGGCGCGAACTACGGGCAGGGTTCGTCGCGCGAGCACGCCGCCATCACACCTCGCTTCCTCGGGCTTCACGCCGTGATTGCGGTCTCGTTCGCGCGCATCCACTGGCAGAACCTCGCCAACTTTGGGGTTCTAGCCCTCGAATTCGCGGATGCCGCAGACCACGAGCGCGTGCAGCAGGGCGACATACTCGTGCTCGACGATCTGCGGGAGACAATCGCACGGTCGGGCGTGCTCACGGTGCACAACAGCACACGCGACGAGGACTACCCGCTCACCCACCGGCTCTCGCCCCGACAGGTTCAGATGGTGCTCGACGGCGGGCTGATTCCCTGGTTGCGGCGGTCGTGA
- a CDS encoding iron-sulfur cluster assembly protein, translating to MNSGSYNIFELSQSCQATVIPGGQPMLLHEGEQVVVTQTLGGSATVQTSMGYLVRISAEDSAALGLTEPIAETVLAEGAPFDMEQVMGQLKNVFDPEIPINVVDLGLIYECEAQPLDDGTYRIEIKMSMTAPGCGMGDVLKNDAQAEVTLAAGVSEVDVELVWDPPWGQERMSDAARLQLGMF from the coding sequence ATGAACTCAGGCAGTTACAACATATTTGAACTCTCACAGAGCTGCCAGGCCACGGTGATTCCCGGCGGGCAGCCGATGCTCCTCCACGAAGGCGAGCAGGTCGTCGTCACGCAGACTCTGGGTGGAAGCGCAACAGTCCAAACCTCGATGGGGTACCTTGTGCGAATCAGTGCCGAGGATTCTGCAGCCCTCGGACTCACGGAGCCGATCGCCGAAACCGTGCTTGCGGAGGGGGCACCCTTCGACATGGAGCAGGTCATGGGGCAACTCAAAAACGTTTTTGATCCCGAAATCCCCATTAACGTTGTGGATCTGGGGCTAATCTACGAATGTGAAGCACAGCCGCTAGATGATGGCACGTACCGGATAGAAATTAAAATGTCGATGACGGCACCGGGTTGCGGTATGGGGGACGTGCTCAAGAATGACGCGCAAGCCGAAGTCACATTGGCCGCCGGAGTGAGCGAGGTCGATGTTGAGCTGGTCTGGGACCCGCCGTGGGGCCAGGAGCGGATGTCGGATGCCGCCCGGCTCCAACTTGGAATGTTCTAA
- the sufC gene encoding Fe-S cluster assembly ATPase SufC, with the protein MLHIKELHASIDSKEILRGVNLDLNLGEVHAIMGPNGSGKSTLASVLIGRDGYDVSGSVTYEGQDLLALSPEERAAAGVFLAFQHPVEIPGVGNMYFMRTALNSLRRERGEEELDAVDFLALAQERMKLVEMDQTFMSRSVNEGFSGGEKKRNEILQMAILEPKLAILDETDSGLDIDALRVVANGVNALRNEGRAMLIITHHQRLLDYIVPDFVHVMAEGQIVRSGDKDLALELEKNGYAGLKPSTERSAQVGATV; encoded by the coding sequence ATGCTACATATCAAGGAATTGCACGCCAGTATTGACAGCAAGGAAATTTTACGCGGGGTTAATCTTGACCTCAACCTGGGTGAGGTGCACGCCATCATGGGCCCGAACGGGTCGGGTAAGAGCACGCTGGCCAGCGTGCTGATCGGTCGCGACGGTTATGACGTCTCCGGCAGTGTCACGTATGAAGGTCAGGATCTGCTGGCCCTGTCGCCGGAGGAACGAGCTGCGGCTGGCGTATTTCTGGCCTTCCAGCATCCGGTTGAAATTCCCGGTGTCGGCAACATGTACTTCATGCGAACGGCCTTGAACTCCCTGCGCCGCGAGCGCGGTGAGGAAGAGCTGGACGCGGTGGACTTTCTTGCCTTGGCCCAGGAGCGCATGAAATTGGTCGAGATGGACCAGACGTTTATGAGCCGCTCGGTGAATGAAGGCTTCTCTGGTGGTGAGAAGAAGCGCAATGAGATTTTGCAGATGGCGATTCTGGAGCCGAAACTGGCGATCCTCGACGAGACCGACTCCGGCCTGGACATCGATGCACTTCGGGTCGTGGCGAACGGTGTGAATGCCCTCCGCAATGAGGGTCGGGCAATGCTGATCATCACGCACCACCAGCGCCTGTTGGACTACATCGTTCCGGACTTCGTGCACGTCATGGCCGAAGGCCAAATCGTGCGTTCGGGCGATAAGGACCTCGCACTCGAGCTCGAAAAAAACGGGTATGCGGGGCTGAAGCCAAGCACGGAGCGTTCGGCGCAGGTTGGGGCGACCGTATGA
- the sufU gene encoding Fe-S cluster assembly sulfur transfer protein SufU, with product MSTTMAASTNMAGLYQEMIIEHAHSPRNFRQLEGAHQTVEAVNPLCGDHLSLYVQRDSDRIADIAFEGDGCAISKASASLMTSAVKGLQNDEALALFDRVHTMLTTEPLSDGPPADVGKLAVLSGVWQYPARVKCATLCWQALHSALEEGAVQEDAINEGAINEGTTITVALQDGTDKAS from the coding sequence ATGAGTACCACCATGGCAGCGAGCACCAACATGGCGGGGCTCTACCAGGAGATGATCATCGAACACGCCCACAGTCCGAGGAATTTTCGCCAGTTGGAGGGCGCGCATCAGACCGTTGAGGCAGTGAACCCGCTGTGTGGTGACCATCTGAGCCTCTATGTGCAGCGCGACAGTGACCGCATCGCGGATATCGCTTTCGAGGGCGACGGATGCGCCATTTCGAAGGCATCGGCCTCACTAATGACGTCGGCGGTGAAGGGCCTCCAGAATGACGAAGCGCTCGCCCTGTTTGACCGAGTGCACACCATGCTCACCACCGAGCCTCTGAGCGATGGTCCCCCGGCCGATGTGGGCAAGCTCGCGGTGCTCTCGGGCGTCTGGCAATACCCGGCACGGGTCAAATGTGCCACATTGTGCTGGCAGGCCTTGCACAGCGCCCTCGAAGAAGGCGCGGTTCAGGAGGACGCCATTAACGAGGGTGCCATTAACGAGGGCACGACAATAACCGTTGCCCTCCAAGACGGAACGGATAAAGCCTCATGA
- the sufD gene encoding Fe-S cluster assembly protein SufD produces the protein MTAVKVPVLAADGVLADLQPKRDGRDLGWLAEARLNALEWVGKHGFPSRKDEDWKYTGLDPILAVPFEAAIAGSGTRVTAELINTASIDLGGPRLVFVNGHFSSEFSRLTGLPAGAVVTTLASVLAASPDRLEPFFSHTPGEHHAFAAFNDVLAEDGAFIHLTSGTIVDEPIQLVFFSDSEGAPLMSSPRSVMIADSDSRATIVETYAGINNDVYFTNAVTEVVLADSAQIEHYKVQNEPVTAFHLALLDVRQARNSRFSSRSIMLGSSIARHEVRVLLDGVEAEVSLDGIYLPQGEQLHDNTIFIDHAATNCTSHQLYKGVLDGRGHGVFNGQIMVRHGADGTDANQNNKNLILADRAQVDTRPRLEIYTDDVKCTHGAAVGQMDDEALLYLRTRGIPLEEARGLLVYAFVQEMVDRIELEPLRASLETLVSTRFGTDADRAQQ, from the coding sequence ATGACTGCGGTGAAGGTTCCGGTGCTGGCGGCTGACGGTGTGCTCGCAGACCTGCAGCCGAAGCGGGATGGCCGCGATCTTGGCTGGCTTGCCGAGGCGCGGTTGAACGCCCTCGAATGGGTTGGGAAGCATGGTTTTCCGTCCCGCAAAGATGAGGACTGGAAATATACCGGACTGGACCCGATCTTGGCTGTACCCTTCGAGGCTGCTATCGCTGGTTCCGGCACGCGGGTAACAGCAGAGCTCATCAACACAGCCTCGATCGATCTCGGCGGCCCCCGACTGGTTTTCGTCAATGGACATTTCTCGTCTGAATTTTCGCGATTGACAGGGTTACCAGCCGGCGCTGTCGTCACCACCCTGGCCTCCGTCCTGGCTGCGAGTCCGGACCGCCTCGAACCGTTCTTTTCGCACACACCGGGGGAGCATCATGCCTTCGCCGCCTTCAACGACGTCTTGGCTGAGGACGGAGCATTCATCCACCTCACCTCTGGCACAATCGTGGATGAACCGATCCAGCTCGTGTTTTTCAGCGACTCTGAGGGCGCGCCATTAATGTCTAGTCCGCGGTCGGTGATGATTGCCGATTCCGACAGTCGCGCAACAATCGTTGAGACCTACGCCGGAATTAACAACGATGTCTACTTCACCAATGCTGTTACGGAGGTTGTGCTGGCCGACAGCGCGCAGATCGAACATTACAAGGTACAAAACGAGCCAGTCACAGCCTTCCATTTGGCGCTGCTAGATGTGCGGCAAGCACGCAATAGCCGGTTCTCCTCGCGCTCGATCATGCTCGGCTCCAGCATCGCCCGCCACGAAGTGCGGGTACTGCTAGACGGCGTCGAGGCCGAGGTAAGCCTGGATGGCATCTACTTGCCGCAGGGTGAGCAATTACACGACAACACGATCTTCATTGATCACGCCGCGACCAATTGCACCAGCCACCAGCTGTATAAGGGTGTGCTCGACGGTCGTGGGCACGGAGTGTTCAACGGACAGATCATGGTTCGTCATGGGGCCGATGGAACCGATGCGAATCAGAATAATAAGAACCTCATTCTCGCCGATCGTGCCCAGGTCGACACTCGACCGAGACTGGAAATTTACACCGACGATGTGAAGTGCACGCACGGTGCCGCGGTCGGACAAATGGATGATGAGGCGTTGCTGTACCTGCGCACGCGCGGGATACCGCTGGAGGAGGCCCGCGGCCTACTCGTATACGCCTTCGTTCAGGAGATGGTGGATCGAATCGAGCTGGAGCCGCTGCGCGCGTCGCTGGAGACGCTCGTGTCCACTCGGTTCGGAACGGATGCCGATCGAGCCCAGCAATGA
- a CDS encoding MFS transporter, with protein sequence MSNILNSLPRESLTERLDRLPFTRRHRSLLAGSGVGWALDAFDVGLISFVIAQLSVTWKADAASLSWVAAAGFAGMAVGAALGGILADKLGRKQVFVLTLLLYGVATGASALAWSVGILLLLRFIVGLGLGAELPVVATLVSEFAPRRIRGRVVVLLEGFWAIGWLGAAVVGYLVIPASPDGWRLALLIGMLPAVWAVFVRLRMPESVRFLQSKGRHAEAESIVVQFEASAGIVSDVSGAVGAVDPTQGSLHAVVPEQRSRLADLFSGEWRRRSILIWLVWFLVNFSYYGAFIWLPTLLVGAGFPLVKSFEFTLIITLAQLPGYAASAYLVEKWGRRITLSTFLIGSAVSAVAFGFGAVNGSEAQIIGFGMLLSFFNLGAWGALYAITPELYPTRLRGSGTGAAAGFGRIASIAAPLLVPPLLGLGGPILLFVVFGIVFVLAAGVAFALPELGGKKLPE encoded by the coding sequence ATGTCTAACATCCTCAACAGTCTGCCGCGCGAATCACTCACGGAGCGTCTGGACCGTTTGCCGTTCACGCGTCGCCACCGCTCCCTGTTGGCCGGTTCCGGGGTTGGTTGGGCTCTTGATGCTTTTGACGTCGGACTGATTTCGTTTGTCATCGCACAGCTTTCCGTGACGTGGAAGGCGGATGCCGCCAGCCTGTCCTGGGTGGCGGCGGCCGGTTTCGCCGGGATGGCCGTTGGAGCTGCCCTCGGCGGCATCCTGGCGGACAAGTTGGGCCGCAAACAGGTCTTTGTGCTCACCCTGCTGCTTTACGGGGTAGCCACCGGTGCATCAGCACTGGCTTGGTCTGTCGGTATTCTGCTCCTGCTGCGGTTCATCGTCGGGCTTGGCCTTGGCGCAGAACTTCCGGTCGTGGCAACGCTGGTGAGTGAGTTCGCACCGCGGCGCATCCGCGGACGAGTTGTCGTACTACTGGAAGGATTCTGGGCCATCGGGTGGCTTGGCGCCGCCGTCGTGGGGTACCTGGTCATTCCCGCCAGCCCCGACGGTTGGCGCCTGGCGCTGCTGATCGGCATGCTACCGGCGGTGTGGGCTGTGTTCGTCCGACTGCGGATGCCCGAGTCCGTCAGATTCCTTCAGTCGAAGGGACGACACGCGGAGGCTGAAAGTATCGTCGTGCAATTTGAGGCTTCGGCTGGCATCGTCTCTGACGTCTCGGGGGCGGTTGGCGCGGTTGACCCCACCCAGGGCAGTCTGCACGCCGTAGTGCCAGAACAGCGCTCGCGACTGGCGGATCTGTTCTCCGGAGAATGGCGGCGCCGCAGCATCCTGATCTGGCTCGTCTGGTTTCTGGTGAACTTCTCGTACTATGGAGCCTTTATCTGGCTTCCGACCCTGCTGGTCGGTGCCGGGTTCCCGCTCGTGAAGTCCTTCGAATTTACCCTCATCATTACGTTGGCTCAGCTACCTGGCTACGCAGCGTCGGCGTATCTGGTCGAAAAATGGGGACGTCGCATCACCCTGTCGACGTTCCTGATCGGCTCAGCGGTTTCGGCAGTCGCCTTCGGTTTCGGCGCCGTCAACGGGAGCGAAGCCCAGATCATTGGCTTCGGCATGCTTCTGTCGTTCTTCAATCTCGGAGCCTGGGGTGCCCTCTATGCGATCACGCCCGAACTCTACCCGACCCGTTTGCGCGGATCCGGAACCGGCGCTGCAGCGGGCTTTGGCCGCATCGCGTCGATCGCGGCGCCACTGCTGGTCCCTCCGCTGCTCGGTCTCGGCGGCCCGATATTACTCTTTGTCGTCTTCGGAATTGTCTTCGTGCTCGCCGCGGGTGTGGCGTTTGCCCTGCCCGAACTGGGCGGCAAGAAGTTGCCCGAATAG
- a CDS encoding hydroxymethylglutaryl-CoA synthase family protein: protein MSGISGLSLYLPQYRVRLEDWSEWNDEPWGRVQGVVGRSFRMRGPGQSVYTLAANAVWRLIRDYDIDPARVGMLALGTESSSDNSAGAIIIKGMINDALLAHGRPELARDCEVPEFKHACLGGVYGLKAALRYLAADGAGRLAIVVCADIAEYAIGSSGEPTQGAGAVAMLVDGDAKLLEIDLAASGSDSEYRMVDFRKPFARFHQPPRDDGQIQDLPVFNGRYSTSCYIDATHHAMEAMLAKRVARRGDGYRPVDYFDEVDSVFMHRPYHRMPATGWVMAYLFELAADDAGREQLRVYCADAGIDADTLLAELTAPSPFRRHGVTVGEDTEDVFPLAKALRQYLRKTPLWGSLVGEKLGLGSEAMRDLGNLYTAALPAWLASGLRQAVDDKLDIAGQEWLALGYGSGDAAEALPMRVGAGWRDAAARINFAEALGTPTDLTEAEYLALHEGRTSQVQAAPAHDEFVVDHVGTLDGPEFYDLGIEYYRFVGPATGS from the coding sequence GTGTCTGGAATAAGTGGTCTGTCCCTGTATCTTCCGCAGTATCGTGTGCGGCTCGAAGACTGGTCTGAGTGGAACGACGAACCCTGGGGCAGAGTTCAGGGTGTTGTGGGGCGATCCTTCCGGATGCGTGGTCCGGGTCAGAGCGTCTACACGCTTGCGGCCAACGCGGTCTGGCGTCTCATCCGCGACTACGACATCGACCCTGCGCGGGTCGGGATGCTCGCTCTCGGCACCGAATCGAGCAGCGACAACTCCGCGGGTGCCATCATCATCAAGGGCATGATCAACGACGCGCTTCTCGCCCACGGCCGCCCCGAGTTGGCTAGGGACTGCGAGGTTCCGGAGTTCAAGCACGCCTGCCTGGGTGGCGTTTATGGCCTCAAGGCGGCACTGCGTTATTTGGCCGCGGATGGTGCAGGCCGCCTGGCGATCGTGGTCTGCGCCGATATCGCCGAGTACGCGATCGGGTCCAGCGGTGAGCCGACCCAGGGTGCCGGCGCGGTAGCAATGCTGGTAGATGGCGATGCGAAGCTTCTCGAAATTGATTTGGCGGCATCCGGCAGCGACTCGGAATACCGGATGGTGGACTTTCGTAAACCTTTCGCGCGCTTTCACCAGCCGCCACGCGACGATGGCCAGATTCAGGACCTGCCGGTGTTCAACGGTCGCTACTCGACGAGTTGCTACATCGATGCGACTCACCACGCCATGGAGGCGATGCTCGCCAAACGTGTCGCTCGCCGCGGTGACGGCTACCGGCCGGTCGACTACTTCGACGAAGTCGATTCCGTCTTCATGCACCGGCCGTACCATCGGATGCCCGCCACCGGCTGGGTGATGGCCTACCTGTTTGAGCTCGCAGCAGACGATGCCGGACGTGAGCAGTTGCGCGTTTACTGTGCTGATGCTGGAATCGACGCCGATACGTTGCTCGCCGAACTCACGGCACCGTCACCGTTCCGCCGCCACGGGGTGACCGTGGGTGAAGACACCGAAGACGTCTTCCCTCTCGCCAAAGCACTTCGCCAGTACCTGCGCAAAACACCGCTGTGGGGGTCGTTGGTGGGGGAGAAGCTCGGGCTCGGTTCAGAGGCCATGCGCGATCTCGGCAACCTGTACACGGCTGCGCTGCCGGCGTGGCTTGCTTCTGGCCTTCGCCAGGCGGTGGACGACAAGCTCGACATTGCGGGGCAGGAGTGGCTGGCACTGGGCTACGGCAGCGGTGACGCCGCAGAAGCGCTGCCCATGCGGGTGGGTGCCGGTTGGCGCGACGCCGCAGCACGCATCAACTTCGCGGAGGCCCTCGGAACGCCGACCGACCTCACCGAAGCCGAGTACCTCGCCCTGCATGAGGGGCGAACCTCACAAGTGCAGGCTGCGCCAGCGCACGATGAGTTCGTAGTCGACCATGTCGGCACACTCGACGGCCCGGAATTCTACGATCTCGGGATCGAATACTACCGTTTCGTGGGGCCAGCAACCGGTAGCTGA
- the fdxA gene encoding ferredoxin, translating to MTYVIALPCVDVKDKACIDECPVDCIYEGDRMLYIQPDECIDCGACEPVCPVEAIYYEDDVPEAWADYYTVNVDFFAEVGSPGGAAKIGAIPGDHPLVAALPPQEH from the coding sequence ATGACGTACGTCATTGCGTTGCCGTGCGTAGATGTCAAGGACAAGGCCTGTATCGATGAATGCCCAGTCGATTGCATCTATGAGGGTGATCGAATGCTCTACATCCAGCCCGATGAGTGCATCGACTGCGGTGCTTGTGAACCTGTGTGCCCGGTCGAGGCGATCTATTACGAAGATGACGTGCCGGAGGCGTGGGCGGACTATTACACGGTCAACGTCGACTTCTTCGCTGAGGTGGGCTCACCCGGCGGGGCGGCCAAGATCGGTGCAATACCCGGAGACCACCCATTGGTAGCAGCGCTGCCCCCGCAGGAGCACTGA
- the sufB gene encoding Fe-S cluster assembly protein SufB, with translation MSAPTAAVGISDEVRELANQEYQYGFTTDLETEVAPKGLNEDIIRLISAKKNEPDWLLEWRLKAYRHWITLTAPTWQHVSYGPVDYQDIIYYADPRPKKQISSMDEVDPEIREMFNKLGISLGEQERLSGVAVDAIVDSVSVATTFKDKLADVGVIFCSFSEAVQEHPELVRKYLGSVVPYNDNFFATLNSAVFTDGSFCYIPKGVHCPMELSTYFRINAANTGQFERTLIIAEDAAYVSYLEGCTAPVRDENQLHAAVVELVALDDAQIKYSTVQNWYPGDADGNGGVYNFVTKRGMASGKNAKISWTQVETGSAITWKYPGVILKGDNSVGEFYSVALTARRQQADTGSKMVHIGKNTKSTIISKAISAGHGQNTYRGLVDIRHSAAGARNFTQCDSLLIGKDSGAHTLPYIDVKNQTGQVEHEASTSKIGEEQLLYCRQRGIPEEEAVSMIVNGFCREVFKMLPMEFAVEAQKLLTVSLEGSVG, from the coding sequence ATGAGTGCACCTACAGCCGCGGTCGGGATTTCCGATGAGGTTCGTGAGCTCGCCAACCAGGAGTACCAGTACGGGTTCACCACGGATCTCGAAACCGAAGTTGCCCCTAAGGGACTGAACGAAGACATCATCAGGCTGATCTCAGCCAAGAAGAACGAGCCGGATTGGCTCCTCGAATGGCGGTTGAAGGCGTATCGGCACTGGATCACGCTGACGGCTCCCACCTGGCAGCACGTTTCGTACGGTCCCGTTGACTACCAGGACATTATTTACTACGCCGATCCCCGGCCGAAGAAGCAAATATCGAGTATGGATGAGGTCGATCCTGAAATCCGGGAGATGTTCAACAAGCTCGGAATCTCTCTCGGTGAACAAGAACGTCTCAGCGGCGTCGCCGTGGACGCAATCGTCGATTCGGTGTCGGTTGCGACAACGTTCAAAGACAAGCTGGCTGACGTCGGCGTCATCTTCTGTTCCTTCTCCGAGGCTGTTCAGGAGCACCCGGAGCTGGTAAGAAAGTACCTCGGCTCGGTGGTTCCGTATAACGACAACTTCTTCGCCACCTTGAACTCTGCGGTATTCACCGATGGGTCGTTCTGCTACATCCCGAAGGGTGTTCATTGCCCGATGGAGCTGTCCACCTACTTTCGGATCAACGCCGCCAACACCGGGCAGTTCGAGCGCACGCTGATCATTGCAGAGGATGCCGCGTATGTGAGCTACCTTGAGGGCTGTACGGCTCCGGTCCGGGACGAGAACCAGCTGCACGCTGCTGTGGTCGAGCTCGTCGCTCTCGACGATGCACAAATAAAGTATTCGACCGTTCAGAACTGGTACCCGGGCGACGCGGATGGCAATGGTGGTGTCTACAATTTCGTCACCAAGCGCGGTATGGCTTCCGGCAAGAACGCGAAGATTTCCTGGACCCAGGTCGAGACCGGCTCGGCGATCACCTGGAAGTATCCGGGCGTGATACTGAAGGGTGATAACTCCGTCGGGGAGTTCTACTCGGTGGCGTTGACCGCTAGGCGCCAGCAAGCGGATACCGGCAGCAAGATGGTGCACATCGGCAAGAACACCAAGAGCACCATTATTTCCAAGGCGATCTCGGCCGGTCACGGCCAGAACACCTACCGGGGGCTGGTCGATATACGGCATTCTGCTGCTGGTGCCCGCAACTTCACTCAGTGCGACTCCCTGTTGATTGGTAAAGACAGCGGCGCCCACACCCTGCCCTATATCGACGTGAAGAACCAGACAGGGCAGGTCGAGCACGAAGCCTCAACGTCGAAGATCGGTGAGGAGCAACTCTTGTATTGCCGTCAGCGTGGCATCCCGGAGGAAGAGGCCGTGTCGATGATCGTGAACGGGTTCTGCCGTGAGGTATTCAAGATGCTACCGATGGAATTCGCCGTTGAAGCCCAAAAATTGTTGACCGTGAGTCTAGAAGGAAGTGTCGGCTAA